One Acinetobacter colistiniresistens DNA segment encodes these proteins:
- a CDS encoding TonB-dependent receptor — protein MRNRNVFRFSTLAFAVHSLCIGSLAFPLQPAYAATVAVKSYNIPAGTLANVLNQFAEQSGTAIAIDAQQLKGQYSSGLKGSYALEQGFQHILAASGFNAVKVGQGYTLTKKTAKNSNATSNAFDTVTTQTAPAQSSDKEVSVRLTPLVVYGQEDRDTQGSNRVYDANRSSVYAGKDYIERFKGTNPADVLQGMVGVYSGDARNSGALDPSVRGVQGVGRVPLTIDGTEQSIAVWRGYNGVNNRNYIDPNLIAGIEVIKGPSLERNTTTSVGGGVVVKTLEADDIVRPGKTFGAELKVEGSTNSIDPSLPDMSKIGKNYNDTTPWEDINGQKYDPDIYKKNRTRNDNSNFSGDDLAGRLALAMKQDKFDLLAVYAVRERGNYFSGTHGAGYYKRAEPSNSLDFIPYFAHSYKPGNEVPNTSSQMESWLFKAGYRPSDDQALKFTYRDTKNRFGEIMPSRIEWGLTPEIGVPQWPLSHIRSKAYSLEYKFKPETNQWVDFYANIWQTDTESETYTRGGWPTIIDFRDNRLINTAISHSDNRRQGISISNKAQLTGQLDLTLGGSFLKEKLTSDDIYGEYGPSYSLYQALPRAGRREEKTFDFNFNYRPASWLSFDAGMRYRSYWAFDDFLNKSIRDGIDPSLNPLFTKKSKVKEYNFEYRTMPKSYDAQQQRMLNLLTQRYAANNPDWDGRLETVPASETALYSRIWSQKNTLTWKADENGHLALADNILNQLNALGQKYVVIGSGFQPVVIEQTPIESAQKVKDSGWAPQLGASIHLTENNRLYIRYAEEYRLPSLFESTIGFSAMMPSQAIKPEHAFNYEVGYVYDMRNWLSSARNADIKLAYYYNKTKNVIERNQNLIFTNMDEQNLSGLELQSRFDNGAFFTDLSMAYNLKNEVCDSNSAINKMINSGTIQTDQGIQFRDAYQRCVDDGFPNGYLVTMSTPELSAHALFGARFLDERLELGARATFYKGYESPLRKNNDAGINKGYYLNVPLAWDDTWIFDAYARYQVDTYNTVEFVGNNLSNQFYIDPLTRSAMAAPGRTLKVSWTTKF, from the coding sequence ATGCGAAATCGGAACGTATTTCGATTCTCAACACTTGCATTTGCAGTACATAGCTTGTGTATTGGCAGCTTGGCTTTTCCCTTACAACCGGCTTATGCAGCAACAGTTGCTGTAAAATCCTACAATATTCCAGCAGGTACACTGGCCAATGTGTTGAACCAATTTGCAGAACAATCGGGGACTGCAATTGCGATTGATGCACAGCAGCTCAAAGGACAATACAGTTCAGGCTTAAAGGGCTCTTATGCTTTAGAACAAGGCTTTCAACATATTCTTGCTGCTTCAGGATTTAATGCAGTCAAAGTCGGGCAAGGATATACGCTGACAAAAAAGACAGCTAAAAATAGCAATGCGACATCAAATGCTTTCGATACAGTTACAACTCAAACAGCACCTGCTCAATCCAGTGATAAAGAAGTCTCCGTTCGTTTGACACCATTGGTGGTTTATGGCCAAGAAGATCGTGATACACAAGGCAGTAACCGGGTTTATGATGCCAATCGATCTTCTGTTTATGCAGGTAAAGACTACATTGAGCGCTTTAAAGGCACCAATCCTGCCGATGTTTTGCAAGGTATGGTTGGGGTCTATAGTGGTGATGCCCGTAATAGTGGTGCTTTAGATCCGAGTGTACGTGGTGTGCAAGGGGTAGGTCGAGTGCCCTTAACCATTGACGGTACTGAGCAGTCGATTGCGGTGTGGCGTGGCTATAATGGGGTGAACAACCGAAATTATATTGATCCAAATCTGATTGCGGGCATTGAAGTCATTAAAGGCCCATCACTGGAACGGAATACTACAACCTCAGTCGGTGGTGGTGTTGTAGTCAAGACCTTAGAAGCAGATGATATTGTTCGTCCAGGTAAAACCTTTGGCGCAGAATTAAAAGTAGAAGGTTCTACCAACTCGATTGATCCTTCATTGCCCGACATGAGTAAAATTGGCAAGAACTATAATGATACGACGCCGTGGGAGGATATTAATGGTCAAAAATACGATCCAGATATTTATAAAAAGAACCGAACCCGAAATGATAATTCTAACTTCTCTGGGGATGATTTAGCGGGCCGGCTCGCATTGGCAATGAAACAGGATAAATTTGATTTATTGGCTGTTTATGCTGTTCGTGAACGAGGCAATTATTTTTCAGGCACACATGGCGCCGGCTATTACAAACGGGCTGAGCCAAGCAATAGTCTTGATTTTATTCCATATTTCGCTCACTCCTATAAGCCTGGCAATGAAGTACCGAACACCTCAAGTCAGATGGAGTCTTGGCTATTTAAGGCAGGTTATCGACCAAGCGATGATCAAGCGCTGAAATTCACTTATCGAGATACCAAAAATAGATTTGGTGAGATCATGCCTTCACGAATTGAATGGGGACTCACCCCTGAAATTGGTGTACCGCAATGGCCACTCAGTCATATTCGTTCTAAAGCCTACAGCTTAGAATATAAGTTTAAACCTGAGACCAATCAGTGGGTCGATTTCTATGCCAATATTTGGCAAACCGATACCGAAAGCGAAACTTACACACGAGGCGGATGGCCAACGATTATTGATTTTAGAGATAATCGACTGATCAATACAGCAATCAGTCACTCAGACAACCGACGTCAAGGCATTAGTATCAGTAATAAAGCACAATTAACTGGTCAGCTCGATTTAACTTTAGGCGGAAGCTTCTTAAAAGAAAAGCTCACTTCTGATGATATTTATGGTGAATATGGCCCAAGTTATTCCTTATATCAGGCTTTACCTCGTGCGGGACGCCGTGAAGAAAAGACCTTTGATTTTAATTTCAACTATCGACCAGCTTCTTGGCTAAGCTTTGATGCGGGTATGCGTTATCGCTCTTATTGGGCCTTTGATGACTTCTTAAATAAATCGATCAGAGATGGTATTGATCCCTCTTTAAATCCGTTATTTACCAAGAAAAGTAAAGTCAAAGAATACAACTTTGAATATCGAACCATGCCTAAGAGTTATGATGCTCAGCAACAACGTATGCTAAACCTTTTAACGCAACGTTATGCAGCCAATAATCCTGATTGGGATGGCCGTTTAGAAACGGTGCCTGCATCAGAAACGGCTTTGTACAGCCGAATTTGGTCACAGAAAAATACACTCACTTGGAAAGCTGATGAAAATGGTCATTTGGCCCTAGCCGATAATATATTAAACCAACTGAATGCCTTAGGGCAGAAGTATGTGGTGATCGGCAGTGGTTTCCAACCTGTTGTAATTGAGCAAACTCCGATTGAATCGGCTCAGAAAGTAAAAGACAGTGGTTGGGCACCTCAACTTGGCGCATCCATTCATTTGACTGAAAACAATCGGCTTTATATACGCTATGCAGAGGAATATCGCTTACCCAGCTTATTTGAAAGTACCATCGGCTTCTCGGCGATGATGCCATCTCAAGCAATTAAACCCGAACATGCGTTTAATTATGAAGTAGGTTATGTTTATGACATGCGTAACTGGCTCAGTTCAGCTCGCAATGCCGATATTAAGTTGGCCTATTACTACAACAAAACCAAAAATGTAATTGAGCGAAATCAAAATCTGATTTTTACCAATATGGATGAGCAAAATCTTTCTGGCCTTGAGTTGCAAAGCCGTTTTGACAATGGTGCTTTCTTTACTGATTTAAGCATGGCTTATAACCTTAAAAATGAAGTCTGTGACAGTAATAGCGCCATTAATAAAATGATTAATAGCGGCACAATACAAACAGATCAAGGCATTCAATTCCGCGATGCTTATCAACGTTGCGTCGATGATGGTTTTCCAAACGGCTATCTCGTGACGATGTCGACACCTGAACTCAGCGCACATGCTTTATTCGGCGCGCGCTTTCTAGATGAAAGGCTTGAGCTGGGTGCGCGAGCAACTTTCTACAAAGGCTATGAAAGTCCATTACGTAAAAATAATGATGCAGGTATCAATAAAGGCTATTACCTCAATGTGCCTCTTGCTTGGGATGATACTTGGATTTTTGATGCCTATGCACGCTATCAAGTTGATACCTATAACACAGTTGAATTTGTTGGCAATAACCTTTCAAACCAGTTTTATATCGA
- a CDS encoding sigma-70 family RNA polymerase sigma factor codes for MNRTPLLIDELYRNHRGWLHQWLRQKLGNTDQAADLVQDTFIKLLQTRDELLGIKEPRAYLTSIAKNLLIDQVRRKRIEQAYLDGLSQMEYMLDAVASPEDQMQIIQALDQLCKALEDVSVKAQQAFILHYLEGYTHKETAEQLGVSTKMIQKYLASCLIRCYQTRLEMDVSI; via the coding sequence GTGAACAGAACACCTCTGCTTATAGATGAATTATACAGAAACCATAGAGGTTGGCTTCACCAATGGTTGAGGCAAAAACTTGGGAATACTGATCAGGCCGCTGATCTGGTTCAAGATACATTTATTAAGCTGCTACAGACGCGTGATGAGCTTTTGGGTATCAAGGAACCACGTGCTTACCTTACTTCCATTGCAAAAAACTTACTGATTGATCAGGTTCGTCGTAAACGTATTGAACAAGCATATCTCGATGGCTTAAGCCAGATGGAATACATGCTGGATGCGGTTGCTTCGCCTGAAGATCAGATGCAGATTATTCAAGCACTCGACCAACTCTGTAAAGCCTTGGAAGATGTTTCTGTCAAAGCACAACAAGCTTTTATCTTACATTATCTGGAAGGCTATACCCATAAAGAGACCGCAGAACAATTGGGTGTCTCAACCAAAATGATCCAAAAATATCTCGCCAGTTGTTTAATTCGATGTTATCAGACTCGCTTAGAAATGGATGTCAGTATTTAA
- a CDS encoding T6SS immunity protein Tli4 family protein: MSKNIPFTGGYLHFSFPSYPRVRVDIEHRVRLESDRPLIEMVKENEANAPLIFKTMMSTENLREQKKVIHGLAGEEIFGHAHRRGFFERGFESAAWQYLGSLENDNDPFIHYSLESAELVHSDEALQSTISQKAVFQLHDFILNSLQISPNNKKEK, encoded by the coding sequence ATGAGTAAAAATATCCCATTTACAGGTGGATATTTGCATTTTAGCTTTCCAAGCTACCCTCGAGTTAGAGTCGATATTGAGCATCGTGTTCGGTTGGAGTCAGATCGCCCTTTGATTGAAATGGTGAAAGAAAATGAAGCCAATGCCCCTTTGATTTTTAAGACAATGATGAGCACAGAAAATCTAAGAGAACAGAAAAAAGTAATTCATGGTTTGGCAGGTGAAGAGATATTTGGTCATGCACACCGTAGGGGTTTTTTTGAGCGCGGCTTTGAGTCGGCGGCATGGCAGTATTTAGGTTCATTAGAGAATGATAATGATCCTTTTATTCATTACAGCCTAGAAAGTGCAGAGCTAGTCCATAGTGATGAAGCATTACAGTCAACGATTAGCCAAAAAGCCGTATTTCAATTGCATGATTTTATTTTAAATAGTCTTCAAATTTCACCAAATAACAAGAAGGAAAAATAA
- a CDS encoding esterase/lipase family protein, with the protein MGKSNNSSVVTAHSATSPTSNRMGTTVEVPLPDTIPIIFVPGIMGSNIKHQKLGKVWDMPNSTVGGLKTANKRSQLKPEELQRQLDPQQTSVDDSGTIQVDQRLRLNEATLRKRYWGTVHWDSYGNILTYLQLALNNVSLQDRPLYGGGVGGGYAVMVQMKQQEAIYEWQSLLSSNETSKWEFEEPFQAASTAEIDHLKKFNFPVYAMGYNWLQSNEDSAQIIVKKLEKIKAEYGSKFHKFIIVTHSMGGLVTRRLAQLCGDDIAGVVHGVMPADGAAAAYRRIVSGSYEGGGVKPWVTSFVLGKDTEHVTAVLANSPGGLELLPNAEYNNRQPWLTLQGKNEHNQLMQVKLPTKNVRGEVDPYEQIYKADKVWWEMVREELVDPAKMVKGDNPDNNPKEVYKLKIDKVKKFHASIAKQYHACTYVNYGHDKKFMSFGTLTWSLDRQLRGLSPRQLQTLPRATAQQIGIYRQKTVQEQIEKIKEGKGSDVNNRDLALENNGIRYILLSSGKLGSFAISTQDAPGDGTVPYQSGCAPLKQKGVKQVFKMTGFDHQGSYNNAHVKRSVLYSIVKIIKENNIQPKFR; encoded by the coding sequence ATGGGGAAAAGTAATAATTCATCTGTGGTAACCGCTCATTCAGCAACATCACCGACAAGTAATCGCATGGGGACTACCGTAGAAGTGCCATTGCCAGATACCATTCCTATCATTTTTGTACCAGGGATCATGGGCTCAAATATTAAACATCAAAAACTTGGTAAAGTATGGGACATGCCAAATAGCACAGTAGGAGGTCTGAAAACAGCAAATAAACGATCCCAACTAAAACCCGAAGAATTACAACGACAATTAGATCCTCAACAAACATCTGTTGATGATTCAGGCACTATTCAGGTTGATCAACGCTTAAGGTTGAATGAAGCAACGCTTAGGAAACGTTATTGGGGGACAGTTCATTGGGATAGTTATGGCAATATTTTAACCTACTTACAATTAGCATTGAACAATGTTAGTTTACAAGATAGGCCCCTCTATGGCGGTGGGGTTGGAGGTGGATATGCTGTTATGGTCCAAATGAAACAACAAGAAGCAATTTATGAATGGCAAAGTTTACTTAGCTCAAATGAAACATCAAAATGGGAATTTGAAGAACCATTTCAAGCAGCTTCCACAGCAGAAATTGACCATCTTAAAAAATTTAATTTTCCTGTCTATGCGATGGGCTATAACTGGCTCCAATCTAATGAAGATTCCGCTCAAATAATTGTAAAAAAATTAGAAAAAATAAAAGCCGAGTATGGTTCCAAATTTCATAAATTTATTATTGTGACGCATTCAATGGGAGGTTTGGTCACCCGACGTTTAGCTCAACTCTGTGGAGATGATATCGCAGGAGTTGTCCATGGTGTTATGCCCGCTGATGGTGCGGCTGCGGCCTATCGTAGGATTGTCTCTGGATCTTATGAAGGTGGGGGTGTCAAGCCTTGGGTCACCTCTTTTGTATTGGGTAAAGATACTGAACATGTTACCGCAGTATTGGCTAACTCTCCAGGTGGCTTAGAACTGTTACCTAATGCGGAATACAATAACCGTCAACCATGGTTAACCTTGCAAGGTAAGAATGAGCATAATCAATTAATGCAGGTAAAGCTCCCGACTAAGAATGTTCGCGGCGAGGTTGATCCTTATGAACAAATTTATAAGGCCGACAAAGTCTGGTGGGAAATGGTAAGAGAAGAGCTTGTTGACCCAGCAAAGATGGTAAAAGGTGACAACCCTGATAATAATCCTAAAGAAGTTTATAAACTTAAAATTGATAAGGTTAAGAAATTCCACGCCTCGATAGCTAAACAATATCATGCTTGTACCTATGTCAATTATGGGCATGATAAGAAGTTTATGAGCTTTGGGACATTGACTTGGTCACTTGATCGCCAACTGAGAGGGCTTAGCCCCCGACAGTTACAAACTCTACCAAGAGCTACGGCACAACAAATTGGGATATATCGTCAAAAAACCGTTCAAGAACAAATAGAAAAAATTAAAGAAGGTAAAGGATCTGATGTTAATAACCGAGACTTAGCCCTTGAGAATAATGGTATTCGTTATATCTTATTATCGAGTGGCAAGCTAGGTAGTTTTGCAATCTCTACTCAAGATGCACCAGGTGATGGCACTGTGCCTTATCAATCAGGTTGTGCGCCGTTAAAACAAAAGGGAGTAAAACAAGTTTTTAAAATGACGGGATTTGATCATCAAGGTAGTTATAACAATGCCCATGTCAAACGTTCTGTACTTTACTCGATTGTAAAGATCATCAAAGAAAACAATATTCAGCCGAAGTTTAGATAA
- a CDS encoding T6SS immunity protein Tli4 family protein, with translation MKLSKSLVIGLIAICSLNACSSPNKEQPGIKEMDYNQPKTVCIGRLEVNVPKETQVTYGPLNFNGSDFEIEASVKSYQDYQKYIKDKIETLKNSPHETEGTLLKQELPGPMKAIDGSISYILVSRPTEYTKTSYEIYGYLYLGMKQLLILKSSASNEYLDRSINRMQHNLKSIKIRAPKGENQAGLCWDKIFIVDNMDENRHFNASVSFTFPSYPEVRAHVDNRGRYESDAPFIAMVKQNKAELPLEVKTLTKDTEINIAEREVNGLLGEEYSINTALRKPFQRGFEIMDWQYLGNLDDPHHPLIGFHLSSENEKDNEGYGDALVNQKAVVQLGHFILSSIRVSSNNEVNKDGEK, from the coding sequence ATGAAATTAAGTAAGAGCCTAGTTATTGGCTTAATCGCAATATGCTCCTTAAATGCATGCTCTTCTCCGAATAAAGAACAACCAGGAATTAAAGAGATGGATTATAACCAACCTAAAACAGTATGTATTGGTCGCCTGGAAGTTAATGTCCCTAAAGAAACCCAAGTGACTTATGGCCCACTGAACTTTAATGGCAGTGATTTTGAGATAGAGGCAAGTGTAAAGTCCTATCAAGATTATCAAAAATATATTAAGGATAAGATTGAAACTTTAAAAAATTCTCCACATGAAACAGAAGGGACGCTTTTAAAACAAGAACTGCCAGGTCCGATGAAAGCGATTGATGGTTCTATAAGTTATATTCTTGTATCTAGACCTACAGAATATACGAAAACCTCATATGAAATTTACGGCTACCTTTATTTGGGTATGAAACAACTGCTCATTCTTAAAAGTAGTGCTAGCAATGAATATTTAGATCGCTCTATTAATAGAATGCAGCATAACTTAAAAAGTATAAAAATAAGAGCGCCTAAAGGTGAAAATCAGGCCGGTTTGTGTTGGGATAAAATTTTTATTGTGGATAATATGGATGAAAATAGGCATTTTAATGCCTCTGTATCATTTACCTTTCCTTCCTATCCAGAAGTACGGGCACATGTCGATAATAGGGGGCGATATGAATCTGATGCCCCCTTTATTGCAATGGTTAAGCAAAATAAAGCCGAGCTCCCTCTTGAGGTCAAGACATTGACCAAGGATACAGAAATCAATATTGCAGAAAGAGAGGTTAATGGCTTATTAGGAGAGGAATATAGTATTAATACGGCTCTTCGCAAACCATTTCAACGCGGGTTTGAGATTATGGACTGGCAATACTTAGGAAATTTAGATGATCCGCATCATCCTTTAATTGGTTTTCATCTAAGTAGTGAAAATGAAAAGGATAATGAAGGCTATGGCGATGCTTTGGTTAACCAGAAAGCTGTTGTGCAATTGGGACACTTTATATTAAGTAGCATACGAGTCAGCTCCAATAATGAGGTTAACAAAGATGGGGAAAAGTAA
- a CDS encoding esterase/lipase family protein encodes MANKAIAQASSATSPTTNKSGTYVEVPLSDTIPIIFVPGIMGSNIFNTSLKKPVWMIGNGISGQVSTLTKQMGKSPATLQTELDYLHTRVDESGEIQVDNRLKLSKKILRERYWGTVHWDSYGGILTYLQLVLNNVDVNEKPIVGGWIGSSAAVTYQLKQQEAIYEWKSLLDKNETKQWFPQPSQAFVATNQQEIEHLKKFHFPVYAMGYNWLQSSENGAAIVAGKLDKIKQEYGARFRKFIIITHSMGGLLTRRLVQLRGADIAGVVHGVMPAEGAAAAYRRIVTGSADVGALPAYVLGKNTEHVTAVLANAPGGLELLPSKAYNGGKPWLFLNGSGLMNGKDLQTNVVSLPRSDPYEEIYKADGVWWEMVKEELIDPANMVKRDNPDKNVKDIYKKKINSVNDFHSKITNKYHPCTYANYGHDPKHSSFGTLTWTLDQALRGLTAEQMQRLPRVSAQEVEAYNQGVAKDAISMGQGAMYYMKANIKDNNGLRYIRLTSGKFGTFKISDKDSDGDGTVPYQSGCAPLGQSGVKQVFKMTGFDHQGSYNNIHVKRSVLYSIVKIIKENNIQPKFR; translated from the coding sequence ATGGCGAACAAGGCAATTGCTCAAGCAAGCTCAGCGACTAGCCCAACGACAAATAAATCTGGAACTTATGTCGAAGTGCCATTGTCAGATACGATTCCAATTATTTTTGTTCCAGGAATTATGGGGTCAAATATTTTTAATACATCTCTCAAAAAACCTGTATGGATGATTGGTAATGGAATATCGGGGCAAGTCTCTACGCTAACCAAGCAAATGGGCAAAAGTCCAGCCACATTACAAACGGAGTTAGATTATTTGCATACCCGAGTCGATGAAAGTGGGGAAATACAAGTCGATAACCGACTTAAACTCAGTAAAAAAATATTAAGAGAACGGTATTGGGGGACAGTACATTGGGATAGTTATGGTGGAATACTGACGTATTTACAATTGGTACTCAATAATGTGGACGTAAATGAAAAGCCGATTGTGGGTGGGTGGATAGGCAGTAGTGCGGCTGTAACTTATCAATTGAAGCAGCAAGAAGCGATTTATGAATGGAAAAGTCTTTTAGATAAAAATGAAACAAAGCAATGGTTTCCTCAGCCATCACAAGCATTTGTCGCAACCAATCAACAAGAAATTGAACATCTAAAGAAATTTCATTTTCCAGTGTATGCGATGGGTTATAACTGGCTACAGTCTAGTGAAAATGGAGCAGCTATCGTTGCAGGAAAACTCGATAAAATTAAACAAGAGTATGGTGCAAGGTTTCGTAAATTCATTATTATCACCCATTCAATGGGCGGATTGCTGACACGCCGATTGGTACAATTACGAGGTGCTGATATTGCGGGCGTGGTGCATGGGGTAATGCCTGCTGAGGGTGCAGCAGCTGCGTATCGTCGGATTGTAACAGGCTCTGCGGATGTTGGTGCTTTACCAGCCTATGTATTGGGTAAAAATACTGAGCATGTCACAGCAGTACTGGCTAATGCCCCTGGGGGCTTAGAGCTATTACCGAGTAAGGCCTATAATGGTGGTAAGCCTTGGCTATTTCTCAATGGTTCAGGGTTGATGAATGGGAAAGACTTACAAACCAATGTGGTTTCTTTACCTAGAAGTGATCCTTATGAAGAAATTTATAAAGCTGATGGCGTTTGGTGGGAAATGGTTAAAGAAGAGTTGATTGATCCTGCTAATATGGTCAAACGGGATAACCCAGATAAAAATGTCAAAGATATTTATAAGAAAAAAATTAACAGTGTTAATGATTTTCACTCAAAAATTACTAATAAATATCATCCATGTACTTATGCCAATTATGGGCATGACCCCAAACATTCAAGTTTTGGGACACTGACATGGACCTTAGATCAAGCGTTACGAGGTTTAACCGCTGAGCAAATGCAACGATTACCAAGGGTAAGTGCGCAAGAGGTGGAAGCTTATAATCAAGGTGTAGCCAAGGATGCAATATCTATGGGACAAGGTGCAATGTATTATATGAAAGCAAATATTAAAGATAATAATGGGCTAAGATATATTCGGTTAACCAGTGGAAAATTTGGGACCTTTAAAATATCGGATAAAGATTCAGATGGGGATGGTACCGTACCTTACCAATCTGGTTGTGCGCCGTTAGGTCAAAGTGGTGTAAAACAAGTGTTTAAAATGACGGGCTTTGATCATCAAGGTAGCTATAACAACATACATGTTAAGCGTTCAGTTCTCTACTCGATCGTGAAAATTATTAAAGAGAATAATATTCAGCCGAAGTTTAGATAA
- a CDS encoding T6SS immunity protein Tli4 family protein gives MKLFKCLALCTLTVISFSACSNVEKQQEGIQVIDYSNPKKVCFGRIEMTVPKETEVEYSNFNYNGSNIEVAEDIKNYDAFQKLIDDKINYLKHEPHETEGVLLKQEMQGPVDPTGRIVSHIIVYRENKYDKEIFNIDGYLYIRPNKLLLLKSGASNEYLDRSIQRIQHNLKSIRIRSSKGEEQAGLCWKDFFIADDMSQNHPFGGGYLHFKFPSYPQVRADIEHRVTYESDQPLIELMQKNQNELPAVAKALINIQNLREQKKVINGLAGEEVLNHMSRRGHFERGYEVGEWQYLGTLDNHNDPYIQFSFDSADMVNPDEPLNAVVSQKEVIRLNDFILNSLQVSPNNKKEQ, from the coding sequence ATGAAACTATTTAAGTGCTTAGCACTTTGTACCCTAACAGTAATCTCTTTTAGTGCATGTTCAAATGTTGAGAAACAGCAGGAAGGAATTCAAGTGATTGATTATAGTAATCCGAAGAAAGTATGTTTTGGTCGTATTGAAATGACTGTACCGAAAGAAACAGAAGTGGAATATAGCAACTTTAACTACAACGGCAGTAATATTGAAGTTGCGGAAGATATAAAAAATTATGATGCTTTTCAAAAATTGATTGATGATAAAATTAATTACCTAAAGCATGAGCCTCATGAAACTGAAGGGGTTTTATTAAAACAAGAAATGCAAGGCCCTGTAGATCCAACTGGGCGTATAGTTAGCCATATTATTGTATATAGGGAAAATAAGTATGATAAAGAAATATTCAATATTGATGGGTATTTATATATTCGTCCTAATAAACTACTCCTCCTAAAAAGTGGTGCAAGTAATGAATATCTTGATCGTTCTATTCAACGGATACAACATAATTTAAAAAGTATAAGAATAAGATCATCTAAGGGGGAAGAACAGGCAGGTCTCTGCTGGAAAGATTTTTTTATAGCTGATGATATGAGTCAAAACCATCCTTTTGGTGGTGGCTATCTACATTTTAAATTCCCAAGTTATCCGCAAGTTCGGGCTGATATTGAGCATCGAGTTACTTATGAATCAGATCAACCTTTAATTGAGCTGATGCAAAAAAATCAGAATGAACTGCCCGCTGTCGCAAAGGCGCTGATTAATATCCAAAACTTAAGAGAACAGAAAAAAGTTATCAATGGTTTGGCTGGTGAAGAAGTATTGAATCATATGTCACGAAGAGGGCACTTTGAACGCGGTTATGAAGTGGGGGAATGGCAATATTTAGGCACACTGGATAATCATAATGATCCATACATTCAATTTAGTTTTGATAGTGCTGACATGGTCAATCCAGATGAACCTTTAAACGCTGTGGTGAGCCAGAAAGAAGTGATTCGGTTGAATGATTTTATTTTAAATAGTCTTCAAGTCTCTCCAAATAATAAGAAGGAGCAATAA